In Leguminivora glycinivorella isolate SPB_JAAS2020 chromosome 20, LegGlyc_1.1, whole genome shotgun sequence, the following proteins share a genomic window:
- the LOC125237195 gene encoding uncharacterized protein LOC125237195: MHLLFYLTILLGSCSPSKTAHINVTNANTTNENGTNVIETVEDIDDHIKELKTDDNNIDDKAAQMKADEIDEKAAQIELLRQEKEDLYMQINKAIDEAIPELEKTNDTDAIAGLENLKKLKKQIKEIHEAASDEDVDPRNITDFRRKISLNIDRRGKDDWKKKNSQTEFYNKLMKSKDKKYTSLPRILNRQKIAEQIQIWLLKQQEEKKKIRELKVKVTMDFERCPNTGKGNERKKKIKGGGKRTKFHYFPCCRKCCKRSYLGCL; this comes from the exons ATG CATCTTCTATTTTACCTTACAATTCTACTGGGTTCCTGCTCACCATCAAAAACTGCACATATCAATGTCACAAACGCAAACACCACTAATGAGAACGGAACAAATGTGATAGAAACAGTAGAAGATATCGATGATCATATTAAAGAATTGAAGACGGATGATAATAATATTGATGATAAAGCAGCACAAATGAAGGCGGATGAGATAGATGAGAAAGCAGCACAAATCGAACTATTAAGGCAAGAGAAAGAAGATCTATACATGCAAATCAACAAAGCTATCGATGAAGCTATACCAGAACTAGAAAAAACTAATGATACAGACGCAATAGCTGgccttgaaaatttaaaaaaattaaaaaagcagATAAAAGAAATACATGAAGCTGCCAGTGACGAGGATGTAGATCCTAGAAACATCACTGATTTCAGACGAAAGATATCATTGAACATTGATAGGAGAGGGAAAGATGATTGGAAGAAAAAGAATAGTCAGACGGAGTTTTACAACAAACTGATGAAGAGTAAAGACAAGAAGTATACCAGCTTGCCGAGGATACTGAACAGACAGAAGATTGCGGAGCAGATACAGATATGGCTGCTGAAACAACAGGAGGAGAAAAAGAAGATCAGAGAATTGAA AGTGAAAGTGACGATGGATTTCGAGCGCTGCCCGAACACGGGCAAGGGCAATGAGAGGAAGAAGAAAATAAAAGGCGGCGGCAAGAGGACCAAGTTCCACTACTTCCCGTGCTGCAGGAAGTGCTGCAAGAGATCTTACCTGGGCTGCTTATAA